Proteins from a genomic interval of Qipengyuania sp. JC766:
- a CDS encoding type I secretion system permease/ATPase has translation MKLFLTEVPPSLGPAVKACRQHMMLAAGFSALVNILYLAPTIYMMQVYDRVVPTAGTATLVWLTVVVAVALATLTGLDAVRSRLMMRASLRLNRLLAGRIMDRLLGRQKHESDKARQAMREFDTLRQAFGGQAMMALFDTPWTPVYFAVAFLIHPLLGGLVLVGIAILAGLAIANERRTKPLAERAHAASSRAYAEQENALGHAEIIRTLGMRRAMVQRQLREREAGLHAQTDVQFLSSGYSARVKFFRMFMQSAALGAGAWLAINGQISIGAIIAASVLLNRALQPIEQLVAQWAAITQARQALASLGTLMEEAEEGDRERTALPPPLGAVCLDHVTVRSPDGNAILLRNVCAELTPGEIVGVIGPSGAGKSTLARIVAGALAPDLGEIRIDGARYNDWDPDLLATHVGYLPQDSQLLAGTVAENISRFATEETFQGSIDAAVVNAATRAGVHEMILHLPRGYDTMIGDAHHRLSTGQAQRIALARALFGKPKLIVLDEPNSALDSEGEQALVRAVAAARLDRAAIMIVAHRAAILSTAEKLLVLEDGAVADFGPRDEILEKMRSHMEKRTVVPMTGRAKA, from the coding sequence ATGAAACTCTTTCTGACAGAAGTGCCGCCGAGCCTGGGCCCCGCGGTCAAGGCATGCCGGCAGCACATGATGCTGGCCGCCGGCTTCAGCGCGCTGGTCAACATCCTGTATCTCGCGCCGACCATCTACATGATGCAGGTTTACGACCGTGTCGTGCCGACGGCCGGTACTGCGACCCTCGTCTGGCTGACGGTGGTCGTTGCTGTCGCGCTGGCGACGCTCACCGGGCTCGATGCCGTTCGCTCGCGCCTCATGATGCGCGCTTCCCTTCGTCTCAACCGTCTGCTCGCCGGCCGCATCATGGACCGCCTGCTGGGCCGGCAGAAGCACGAGAGCGACAAGGCGCGGCAGGCCATGCGGGAATTCGACACGCTGCGCCAGGCGTTCGGCGGGCAGGCGATGATGGCGTTGTTCGATACGCCCTGGACGCCGGTCTATTTCGCCGTGGCGTTCCTCATTCACCCGCTTCTGGGCGGGCTGGTTCTCGTCGGCATCGCGATCCTGGCGGGACTGGCGATCGCCAACGAGCGGCGCACGAAACCGCTGGCGGAACGCGCGCATGCGGCGAGCTCGAGAGCCTATGCGGAGCAGGAAAATGCGCTCGGCCATGCAGAGATAATCCGCACGCTCGGCATGCGCCGGGCCATGGTGCAACGGCAATTGCGAGAGCGCGAAGCGGGACTTCACGCGCAGACGGACGTCCAGTTCCTCAGCAGCGGCTACAGCGCGCGGGTCAAATTCTTCCGCATGTTCATGCAATCCGCGGCATTGGGCGCAGGCGCCTGGCTCGCGATCAACGGACAGATTTCGATCGGTGCGATCATCGCCGCCTCCGTGCTGCTGAACCGCGCCCTTCAGCCGATCGAGCAGCTCGTCGCGCAGTGGGCCGCCATCACGCAGGCGCGGCAGGCGCTCGCAAGCCTCGGCACGCTCATGGAAGAAGCCGAGGAGGGGGATCGTGAGCGTACCGCCCTGCCTCCCCCGCTGGGCGCCGTCTGCCTCGACCATGTCACCGTGCGCAGTCCCGATGGGAATGCCATCCTGCTGCGCAACGTCTGCGCCGAATTGACGCCGGGCGAGATCGTCGGCGTGATCGGTCCTTCCGGCGCCGGAAAAAGTACGCTGGCACGAATCGTCGCCGGGGCTCTAGCGCCCGATCTGGGGGAGATCCGGATCGATGGCGCGCGTTACAACGACTGGGACCCGGATCTCCTCGCCACGCATGTCGGCTACCTGCCGCAGGACAGCCAGCTTCTGGCAGGGACCGTGGCCGAGAACATCTCGCGCTTCGCGACGGAGGAGACCTTCCAGGGATCGATCGATGCCGCCGTGGTCAACGCGGCGACCCGGGCGGGTGTCCACGAGATGATCCTCCACTTACCGCGCGGCTACGACACGATGATCGGAGACGCGCATCATCGCCTGTCGACCGGCCAGGCGCAGCGGATCGCTTTGGCGAGAGCCCTGTTCGGCAAGCCGAAACTCATCGTCCTGGACGAGCCCAATTCGGCGCTCGATTCCGAAGGGGAGCAGGCGCTCGTCCGGGCGGTCGCGGCCGCCAGGCTCGACCGTGCGGCGATCATGATCGTCGCGCACCGCGCGGCCATCCTTTCCACGGCCGAGAAATTGCTCGTGCTGGAAGACGGGGCAGTGGCCGACTTCGGGCCGCGCGACGAAATACTCGAAAAGATGCGCAGTCACATGGAGAAACGCACAGTCGTGCCGATGACCGGGAGAGCAAAGGCGTGA
- a CDS encoding HlyD family type I secretion periplasmic adaptor subunit, protein MSWKFGKPQIEADEEAEDAPRRELRSGAVIGGAFFALLLGFAALIPLDAGAFAEGVVTVSGNRQTVQHRDGGIVTKLHAREGAVVQAGDVLLTLSAPEVLANERGLTGEAIALHAQRARLLAERDGQSDVTAPEEFANLDPQDRVLADEAMRGQRLLFTARRASLSNERSLLGQRERQQAEQIGGYNEQIHYNREQSRLIDEELSGLRELADRGFVSKSQIRSTERAAAELDGNFGALQAEVARTSEGIGETRLRALSLDRDMMEQVADELRAVQVRLSEITPRLNAAREQIERSKIRAPASGRVVGLKVFTVGGVIAPGETLMEIVPQDRKLLIEAKASPKDADDLRVGMATQIRFPALQERNLPILEGKVANVSADSFEDERTGTRYFRVEVEVPEEQLAIIRDFRSDGGLRPGLTAEVLVPLRKRSALSYLIEPLTQTLWRAGREH, encoded by the coding sequence ATGAGCTGGAAATTCGGGAAGCCCCAGATCGAAGCGGACGAAGAGGCCGAGGACGCCCCGCGGCGCGAACTGCGGTCAGGTGCCGTCATCGGCGGGGCGTTCTTCGCCCTTCTGCTCGGCTTCGCGGCGCTCATCCCGCTCGATGCGGGAGCGTTCGCCGAGGGCGTGGTCACGGTGTCCGGCAATCGCCAGACCGTGCAACACCGCGATGGCGGCATCGTCACCAAGCTTCATGCAAGGGAAGGCGCGGTCGTGCAGGCGGGGGACGTGCTGCTGACACTCTCTGCACCCGAAGTCCTCGCCAACGAGCGCGGGCTGACCGGCGAAGCGATCGCGCTGCACGCGCAGCGCGCACGACTGCTGGCGGAACGGGACGGCCAGTCCGACGTCACCGCCCCGGAGGAATTCGCGAATCTCGATCCTCAGGACCGTGTGCTGGCCGATGAGGCGATGCGCGGTCAGCGTCTGCTGTTCACGGCGCGCCGCGCCTCGCTTTCCAACGAGCGCAGCCTGTTGGGCCAGCGGGAACGGCAGCAGGCCGAGCAGATCGGGGGCTACAACGAACAGATCCACTACAATCGCGAGCAGAGCCGTCTGATCGACGAGGAACTCTCGGGCCTGCGCGAACTGGCCGACCGTGGTTTCGTCTCAAAGTCGCAGATCCGCTCGACCGAAAGGGCCGCTGCGGAACTCGACGGCAATTTCGGAGCCTTGCAGGCCGAAGTCGCGCGCACGTCGGAGGGCATCGGCGAGACGCGATTGCGCGCGCTCTCGCTCGACCGCGACATGATGGAACAGGTCGCGGACGAATTGCGGGCGGTTCAGGTCCGGCTGAGCGAGATCACCCCGCGCCTCAACGCGGCGCGCGAACAGATCGAACGATCGAAGATCCGCGCGCCAGCGAGCGGCCGCGTCGTGGGCCTCAAGGTCTTCACCGTGGGGGGAGTGATCGCTCCGGGCGAAACTCTGATGGAAATCGTGCCACAGGACCGCAAGCTGCTGATCGAGGCGAAAGCATCGCCCAAGGATGCCGACGACCTGCGGGTCGGCATGGCGACCCAGATCCGTTTTCCCGCGTTGCAGGAGCGCAACCTTCCCATTCTCGAAGGCAAGGTTGCAAACGTGTCTGCCGACAGCTTCGAGGACGAGCGGACGGGCACGCGCTATTTCAGGGTGGAAGTGGAAGTACCTGAGGAGCAACTGGCAATCATCCGGGACTTTCGTTCCGACGGTGGACTGCGACCGGGCCTTACTGCGGAAGTGCTGGTGCCGCTGCGCAAGCGAAGCGCCCTGTCATACCTCATCGAACCATTGACGCAGACCCTCTGGAGAGCCGGGCGGGAACACTGA
- a CDS encoding efflux RND transporter periplasmic adaptor subunit, whose protein sequence is MSLPRFRVLLAVVTLALASCGEEQGEPEREAVPVVAQEVRVLPEQLEIEAIGSARAATSAEIFAETAGRVTDVLFTAGDYVRNGEPLLSLDARQERLAVEAARVQVREADQLLGRYRRIEDTGAISESQIEAGETALASARVALEQAQAALADRTVRAPFSGHVGLTEIDRGDRVNDSTPVTQIDQRGTLYVDFPAPEAVFNALRPGQVVQVTPFSDPSRTIDARVVTTDTRISQDSRDFIVRTAIPNSDDQLRPGMSFRVVFSRAGEARPVVPEEAIVWGGEGSHIFVVREGTARRIPVTITSRRDGLVFVDGAVNRNDRVIVEGVQKVRDGQEIRLVRQGTPRQQDVRVRQPQATGTAPAADEE, encoded by the coding sequence GTGTCCCTCCCTCGCTTTCGCGTTCTCCTCGCTGTCGTCACGCTTGCACTCGCATCATGCGGGGAGGAGCAGGGCGAGCCCGAGCGCGAGGCGGTGCCCGTGGTGGCGCAGGAAGTGCGGGTCCTGCCGGAGCAGCTTGAGATCGAGGCGATCGGCTCTGCGCGCGCGGCCACTTCGGCGGAGATCTTCGCCGAAACGGCCGGCCGGGTGACGGACGTTCTCTTCACGGCGGGCGATTACGTCCGCAATGGCGAGCCCCTGTTGAGCCTCGATGCACGGCAGGAACGCCTCGCGGTGGAGGCGGCGCGGGTGCAGGTTCGCGAAGCGGACCAGCTGCTTGGTCGCTATCGCCGGATCGAGGATACCGGCGCCATTTCCGAAAGCCAGATCGAGGCGGGCGAGACCGCGCTCGCCTCCGCGCGCGTCGCACTGGAACAGGCGCAGGCCGCGCTCGCCGATCGCACCGTGCGCGCGCCGTTCTCGGGCCATGTCGGCCTGACGGAGATCGACCGCGGCGATCGGGTCAACGACTCGACGCCCGTCACCCAGATCGACCAGCGCGGCACGCTCTACGTGGATTTCCCCGCGCCCGAGGCAGTATTCAATGCCCTTCGGCCCGGACAGGTCGTACAGGTCACGCCGTTCTCCGACCCGTCGCGTACGATCGACGCGCGGGTCGTCACTACCGACACGCGTATTTCGCAGGACAGCCGCGACTTCATCGTCCGCACGGCGATCCCCAACAGCGACGACCAGCTAAGGCCGGGCATGAGCTTCCGCGTGGTATTCTCCCGCGCGGGCGAAGCGCGCCCGGTGGTGCCGGAAGAAGCGATCGTCTGGGGCGGCGAGGGCTCGCACATCTTCGTCGTGCGCGAAGGCACCGCCCGGCGGATTCCCGTGACGATCACCTCGCGGCGCGATGGGCTGGTCTTCGTGGACGGGGCCGTGAACCGTAACGACCGGGTGATAGTCGAAGGGGTCCAGAAAGTCCGCGACGGGCAGGAAATCCGGCTCGTGCGGCAGGGCACGCCGCGTCAGCAGGACGTCCGGGTCCGCCAGCCCCAGGCCACAGGGACAGCGCCTGCCGCCGATGAAGAATAA
- a CDS encoding efflux RND transporter permease subunit: protein MKNKSDLPMLAVKRPLLIGVLNLLIVIAGIAALLGAEVRELPNVDRPIVSVTASLPGAAPETMDSEVTSLLEDAVARVSGVRQISSSSEENNSRIRVEFNPGIDLDTAASDVREAVSRVTRELPERVEQVTVVKADQDAQPIMTLAVQSDRYDQAELTRIVENDIIPELLTAEGVASIEQFGTRARQMRVSVDPARLNRFGLTLTDVADALESAPYDVPVGSFRSDAQELVVRAEASATDPERIENVVISGTTRVGDVAEADFAPANATNFVRLDGQPIVGLGVVRQASSNTIEISSAIREGVDTINERFDGVSIRVVSDDAEFIEISVQEVLITLAFTIAVVIGTMLIFFRAWRPTVVPSTTIPVALVGVVAGIWLMGFSINLLTLLALVLATGLIVDDAIVVLENAQRLQNKGLGRRAAAVLGTRQVFFAVVATTAVLVSVFVPISFLPSEAGRLFREFGFVLAVAVIISSFVALSLVPALAARFDLTGKDEEPGRLARWGSKANGWYESGLKRCLDRPRLVGIVSVVLAVAAGLLYSQLENELVPDEDRGVITVDATGPDGVGIDFMDGELDEVERVLQPYLDSGEIESTFSIVGRYDPNRVRVTAQLADWGERDRSQTELVEELNEPLQEIPGSRTNARGRGTLSFGGGGEGIEVALTGAEYGTIYDSAQALATAIDTQSDILSNAEISYQPTQPQLSIRIDRQRAADLGVDLDDLAQTLRAMVGGEDLIDLNVGDQAVPIFLTAQAVSVTNPSDLRNLYVRGSLGDEQSLIPLSSVTVIEEQGIAAELDRTEQRRAINVSANIDAGTPLREAVDEIERLSEETVGPGIDMLLQGDAESLEETSNDLLLTYAFALVIVFLVLVAQFESLTSAVVVLLTVPFALAAAIFALFLSGVSLNIYSQIGLVMLIGLMAKNGILIVEFADQLRHQGRSVREAVEEAASIRLRPIAMTLISTVLGAVPLILASGAGAEARQSIGWVIFGGLGIAGVFTLFLTPVIYLAVARFGKPRSVDLERLNAEIEEVDEDTTMAPA, encoded by the coding sequence ATGAAGAATAAGTCCGACCTACCCATGCTGGCGGTCAAGCGACCGCTGCTGATCGGTGTGCTCAACCTGCTGATCGTCATCGCCGGCATCGCGGCGCTGCTGGGTGCGGAAGTGCGCGAGCTTCCCAACGTCGACAGGCCGATCGTCTCGGTGACGGCGAGCCTTCCGGGCGCGGCCCCGGAGACGATGGACTCCGAAGTCACCAGCCTGCTCGAAGACGCGGTCGCGCGCGTGTCCGGCGTGCGGCAGATCAGTTCGTCCAGCGAGGAGAACAATTCGCGCATCCGGGTCGAGTTCAATCCGGGCATCGATCTCGACACGGCGGCATCTGACGTGCGCGAGGCGGTCAGCCGGGTCACGCGCGAATTGCCGGAGCGGGTCGAGCAGGTCACGGTCGTCAAGGCGGACCAGGACGCGCAGCCGATCATGACGCTGGCGGTCCAGTCGGACCGGTACGACCAGGCCGAGCTGACGCGCATCGTCGAGAACGACATCATTCCCGAACTGCTGACCGCCGAGGGCGTCGCCAGCATCGAACAGTTCGGGACGCGCGCGCGGCAGATGCGCGTCTCCGTCGATCCGGCGCGTCTCAACCGGTTCGGCCTGACCCTGACCGATGTCGCGGATGCGCTGGAAAGCGCGCCTTACGACGTGCCGGTCGGATCCTTCCGCTCCGATGCGCAGGAACTGGTGGTCAGGGCCGAAGCCAGCGCAACTGACCCGGAGCGGATCGAGAACGTCGTCATATCGGGCACCACGCGCGTGGGCGACGTGGCTGAGGCGGATTTCGCGCCCGCCAATGCCACGAATTTCGTGCGCCTGGACGGCCAGCCCATCGTGGGTCTCGGCGTCGTGCGCCAGGCGAGTTCGAACACCATCGAGATTTCGAGCGCCATTCGCGAAGGCGTCGACACGATCAACGAACGCTTCGACGGGGTGTCGATCCGGGTCGTTTCCGACGATGCCGAGTTCATCGAGATTTCCGTCCAGGAAGTGCTGATCACGCTCGCCTTCACGATCGCGGTCGTCATCGGGACGATGCTGATCTTCTTTCGCGCATGGCGCCCGACCGTCGTGCCCAGTACCACCATTCCAGTTGCGCTGGTGGGGGTGGTCGCGGGCATCTGGCTGATGGGCTTTTCCATCAACCTGCTGACCCTGCTGGCGCTCGTGCTAGCGACGGGCCTGATCGTGGACGATGCGATCGTCGTCCTGGAAAACGCGCAGCGCCTGCAGAACAAGGGGCTGGGCCGCCGTGCCGCGGCCGTGCTCGGCACGCGGCAGGTCTTCTTCGCCGTCGTGGCAACCACGGCGGTGCTCGTATCGGTGTTCGTGCCGATCAGCTTCCTGCCGTCCGAGGCCGGGCGCCTGTTCCGCGAATTCGGCTTCGTGCTGGCCGTCGCAGTGATCATTTCCAGCTTCGTCGCGCTCTCGCTCGTGCCGGCGCTGGCTGCGCGGTTCGACTTGACCGGCAAGGACGAGGAGCCGGGAAGGCTGGCCCGATGGGGCAGCAAGGCCAATGGCTGGTACGAAAGCGGTCTGAAGCGCTGCCTCGACCGGCCGCGACTGGTCGGCATCGTTTCGGTCGTGCTCGCCGTGGCGGCCGGCCTGCTTTATTCGCAGCTGGAGAACGAGCTCGTCCCGGACGAGGATCGCGGTGTCATTACGGTCGATGCGACCGGCCCCGACGGCGTCGGGATCGATTTCATGGATGGCGAGCTGGACGAGGTCGAACGGGTCCTGCAGCCCTATCTGGACAGCGGGGAGATCGAGAGCACCTTCTCCATCGTGGGCCGGTACGACCCCAATCGGGTGCGGGTCACCGCACAGCTGGCCGACTGGGGCGAGCGGGACCGGAGCCAGACGGAACTGGTGGAGGAACTGAACGAGCCGCTGCAGGAGATTCCCGGTTCACGCACAAACGCCCGCGGGCGCGGCACGCTGAGCTTCGGCGGCGGCGGGGAAGGGATCGAGGTCGCGCTGACGGGGGCCGAATACGGCACCATCTACGATTCCGCGCAGGCGCTGGCGACCGCGATCGATACCCAGTCGGACATCCTGTCCAACGCAGAGATATCCTACCAGCCCACGCAGCCGCAGCTGTCCATCCGGATCGACAGGCAGCGCGCGGCGGACCTCGGCGTGGATCTCGACGACCTGGCCCAGACCCTGCGCGCGATGGTCGGCGGGGAAGACCTGATCGATCTCAACGTGGGCGACCAGGCCGTCCCGATCTTCCTGACGGCGCAGGCGGTCAGCGTGACCAACCCTTCCGACTTGCGGAACCTCTACGTGCGCGGGTCGCTCGGCGACGAGCAATCGCTGATCCCGCTATCGAGCGTCACCGTGATCGAGGAACAGGGCATCGCTGCCGAGCTGGACCGGACGGAACAGCGGCGCGCGATCAATGTGAGTGCCAATATCGACGCAGGCACCCCGCTGCGCGAGGCGGTGGACGAGATCGAGAGGTTGTCGGAAGAAACGGTCGGGCCGGGGATCGACATGCTGCTCCAGGGCGATGCCGAAAGCCTCGAGGAGACGTCCAACGACCTGCTGCTCACCTACGCTTTCGCGCTCGTGATCGTCTTCCTCGTGCTGGTCGCGCAATTCGAGAGCCTGACGAGCGCCGTGGTGGTCCTGCTGACCGTTCCCTTCGCGCTGGCGGCCGCGATCTTCGCGCTGTTCCTGTCCGGCGTCTCGCTCAACATCTATTCGCAGATCGGACTGGTCATGTTGATCGGGCTGATGGCGAAGAACGGGATTCTCATCGTCGAATTCGCGGACCAGTTGCGCCATCAGGGACGCTCGGTGCGCGAAGCGGTCGAGGAAGCGGCATCGATCCGCCTTCGCCCCATCGCGATGACGCTGATCTCCACCGTCCTGGGCGCAGTGCCGCTGATACTGGCCAGCGGCGCCGGTGCGGAAGCCCGCCAGTCGATCGGCTGGGTCATCTTCGGCGGGCTGGGCATTGCCGGCGTCTTCACGCTCTTCCTGACTCCGGTGATCTATCTGGCCGTCGCGCGCTTCGGCAAACCGCGCAGCGTCGATCTGGAGCGGCTGAACGCGGAAATCGAGGAGGTC